A genome region from Mycolicibacterium litorale includes the following:
- a CDS encoding flavodoxin family protein translates to MSATLLIVHHTPSPATRELLEAVLSGARDPDIEGVDVVAKPALAATLPDMLAADGYLFGTTANFGYMSGALKHFFDTVYYPSLDHVAGRPYGLWVHGNNDTVGAVNAVEKLATGLGLEKAADVLEVTGTMSAAVRERAYELGGTLAATLMN, encoded by the coding sequence GTGAGCGCCACCCTGCTGATCGTTCACCACACGCCGTCGCCCGCCACCCGGGAACTGCTGGAGGCGGTGCTGTCTGGCGCCCGCGATCCGGACATCGAAGGCGTGGACGTCGTCGCCAAGCCGGCGCTGGCGGCCACCCTGCCGGACATGCTCGCCGCGGACGGCTACCTGTTCGGCACCACCGCCAACTTCGGATACATGTCCGGTGCGCTCAAGCACTTCTTCGACACCGTCTACTACCCGAGCCTCGATCACGTCGCCGGCCGCCCCTACGGGCTGTGGGTGCACGGCAACAACGACACCGTGGGCGCGGTGAACGCGGTAGAAAAGCTCGCGACGGGTTTGGGCCTGGAGAAGGCGGCCGACGTGCTCGAGGTCACCGGCACAATGAGTGCCGCAGTCCGCGAGCGCGCCTACGAACTGGGCGGCACGCTGGCGGCCACGCTGATGAACTGA
- a CDS encoding Ltp family lipoprotein: MPRSLVVAATLGAIVIGVAPTASAAPRAFSPTMSGPQHSVDMHMPMSPASQQNAVRKAEEYLSISAFSREGLISQLEYEGFSTADATFAVDSITVDWNEQAVKKAQEYLSISAFSPQGLVEQLEYEGFTASQAAYGVSVAYQ, translated from the coding sequence ATGCCTCGTTCACTCGTCGTCGCAGCCACCCTCGGCGCAATTGTCATCGGGGTGGCTCCGACCGCGTCTGCTGCGCCTCGGGCGTTCAGCCCCACCATGAGCGGACCGCAACACAGCGTCGATATGCACATGCCCATGTCGCCGGCGAGCCAACAGAATGCAGTCCGCAAGGCGGAGGAGTACCTCAGCATTTCCGCCTTCTCGCGCGAGGGTCTGATCAGCCAACTGGAGTACGAAGGTTTCTCAACGGCGGACGCGACATTCGCGGTCGACAGCATCACCGTCGATTGGAACGAACAGGCGGTGAAGAAGGCGCAGGAGTACCTCAGCATTTCGGCCTTCTCACCCCAGGGGCTCGTCGAACAACTCGAGTACGAGGGGTTCACGGCGAGTCAAGCCGCGTATGGAGTCTCGGTCGCGTACCAATGA
- a CDS encoding thymidylate synthase, giving the protein MSGPIPTPYEDLLRLVLESGTPKADRTGTGTRSLFGHQMRYDLSAGFPLITTKKVHLKSVVYELLWFLRGDSNVRWLREHGVSIWDEWADDTGDLGPVYGVQWRSWPTPSGGHVDQISAALDLLKRDPDSRRNIVSAWNVGEIPQMALPPCHAFFQFYVAEGRLSCQLYQRSADLFLGVPFNIASYALLTHMMAAQAGLGVGEFVWTGGDCHIYDNHVEQVTEQLRRDPRPYPELVLAPRDSIFDYTYEDIVVKNYDPHPAIKAPVAV; this is encoded by the coding sequence ATCTCCGGGCCGATCCCCACGCCGTACGAAGACCTGTTGCGTCTGGTGCTCGAGAGCGGCACTCCCAAGGCGGACCGCACCGGGACCGGCACCCGCAGTCTGTTCGGCCACCAGATGCGCTACGACCTGAGCGCCGGTTTCCCTCTGATCACCACCAAGAAGGTCCATCTGAAGTCGGTGGTCTACGAGCTCCTGTGGTTCCTGCGCGGAGACTCCAACGTGCGCTGGCTCCGGGAGCACGGCGTCAGCATCTGGGATGAATGGGCCGACGACACCGGTGACCTCGGCCCCGTCTACGGCGTGCAGTGGCGGTCCTGGCCGACCCCGTCCGGCGGGCACGTCGACCAGATCAGCGCCGCCCTGGACCTGCTCAAGCGCGATCCGGATTCGCGGCGCAACATCGTCTCGGCCTGGAACGTGGGGGAGATCCCGCAGATGGCGCTGCCGCCCTGCCACGCGTTCTTCCAGTTCTACGTCGCCGAGGGCCGGTTGTCGTGCCAGCTCTACCAGCGCAGTGCGGACCTGTTCCTCGGCGTGCCGTTCAACATCGCGAGCTATGCACTGCTGACACACATGATGGCCGCGCAGGCCGGTCTCGGCGTCGGCGAGTTCGTGTGGACCGGCGGCGACTGCCACATCTACGACAACCACGTCGAGCAGGTCACCGAACAGCTCCGCCGCGACCCGCGGCCCTATCCGGAACTCGTTCTCGCGCCGCGGGATTCGATCTTCGACTACACCTACGAGGACATCGTCGTCAAGAACTATGACCCGCA
- a CDS encoding dienelactone hydrolase family protein gives MPSITATVTTPDGECPVTLHTPNGPGPWSGVVMYPDAGGVRPTFHEMADRLAAFGHAVLLPDVYYRSGDWQPFDMGTVFSDPSERQRLYGMIGSVTPEAMATDAAAFFDFLAGRPEVRGDRFGVCGYCMGGRTSVIVAGLLPDRVAAAGSIHGGGLVTDDPSSPHLLAHRMTATVYVAGAKNDRSFTTDQAETLDKALTAAGVQHTIESYPAEHGFAVPDNAPYDEEAAQRHWIALQELFASTLPS, from the coding sequence ATGCCGAGTATCACCGCGACCGTCACCACGCCGGACGGCGAGTGCCCCGTCACCCTTCACACGCCCAACGGGCCGGGTCCGTGGTCCGGTGTGGTGATGTACCCCGACGCCGGCGGCGTGCGTCCCACCTTTCACGAGATGGCCGATCGGTTGGCCGCATTCGGCCACGCCGTGCTGCTGCCCGATGTGTACTACCGCAGCGGCGACTGGCAGCCGTTCGACATGGGCACCGTGTTCAGCGACCCGTCCGAACGGCAACGCCTCTACGGGATGATCGGTTCGGTGACCCCGGAGGCGATGGCCACCGATGCCGCGGCGTTCTTCGACTTCCTCGCGGGGCGGCCGGAGGTCCGCGGCGACCGCTTCGGCGTGTGCGGTTACTGCATGGGCGGGCGTACGTCGGTGATCGTGGCCGGCCTGCTGCCCGACCGCGTCGCCGCGGCCGGCTCGATCCACGGCGGCGGCCTGGTCACCGATGATCCGTCGAGCCCGCACCTGTTGGCCCACAGGATGACCGCGACGGTGTACGTGGCGGGCGCGAAGAACGACCGGTCGTTCACCACCGATCAGGCCGAGACGCTGGACAAGGCGCTCACCGCCGCGGGCGTGCAGCACACCATCGAGAGCTACCCCGCCGAACACGGTTTCGCGGTTCCGGACAACGCTCCCTATGACGAGGAGGCCGCGCAGCGGCACTGGATCGCGCTGCAGGAGTTGTTCGCGAGCACGCTACCCAGCTAG